The Nymphaea colorata isolate Beijing-Zhang1983 chromosome 11, ASM883128v2, whole genome shotgun sequence genome includes the window GTTTCCTCTTCTGAGAGGTGTACCTCAAAAATTGACgggtgaagaggaagaagatcaaatctcTTGTTGGTATTGACGGCCTGCGTATAAAAAATAGCAAAGAGGAAAGACCAGTTTTTGATGGTTTGCGTGTGACACAGTGGCATGTAAAGGCGCATAGGGCTCACCTAGGGCTGCAATCGGGCGACGTAGGAGATGCACTGAGAGAGAAGGAGACGCAGCGAGAGAGGAGGAAACACAGCAAGAGAAGAGGAGACCCAGCAACAAAGGGAAGACACAGCGACAGAGGAGAGACCTGTGCAACAACAAAGGTGAGGAACAAGATCGCGACAGAGGAGGAGACACTGCGACAGAAGGAGACACAGACCTGTGCAacgagagaggaggagaagaccGTCAAGTgcgatggaggaggagaagcaAACCTATGGAGTGCAGCAAGAGAGGAGCCCTTCCGTCGactgcgagggaggaggagacaCAGCAAGGTGTagcgagagagaagaggggaaaagaTGGGCGTCCATGGGAAAAGAGTAAAAAGGGGAGAAATTGAGAGCCCTAACGGCTCTCAATTTTTGTCTCCGCCAAAAAGCCGATCCTGTGAAGACGAAATTTCGCCCGATGGCAATAAACATTTCAGGTGAAATTTTTAAGCGTTTGTTGTGAAGAACGGTGAACGAATGAATTTTTATCCTTTCGTACATTTTTCAACCGATGCACATGATTTTTCCTATGCATCAAACGAGCCCTAAAGACATGTTTCAATGGGGTCAGGACGTCCCAAAATGTACAGTGAAACATCTCATGCACCCCAAGGTGTGGTTGGGAGAAGGAGAAGCTGTCTAAAACATCATCTCATAGGGGAGCCTCATGACACCTGGTCAAAACTGTTTAAGTATGCCTAGATAAGCTTTATTACGTTGAAAATTGGTCAGATCTGGTACGAaggattttgtcatttttggcTGCAGTGAATTTGATTCCAAACCCCCCTGCAAATTATTAGCTGCACTAAATCCAACTTGGTTGCAACTCGGTAGCACTAGATCCTCAGTGTTTAGGTGCTTGATTATCAGCCAAATAGGAACTAAGTGTTAAAGAGGCATGTCTCTAGTTCTCTTCTCATGGATGCAAACCGGACAGATGGGAACGGCCTGGTGTTGTTTCAGCTGGCTGTGAGATAACTTGCCTGGATGcgctaagattttttttttttttttttttgctctcatCAAATCAATGCCTAAGTTGCATGATCAGTCTGAATTATGAAATGCAGTGGATTAAGAGTCCACAAAAGCATACGTATGAAGCTATATACATGGCCTTTCCATTACCATCAATTACCGATAACAAGAGCAGTGCTATTTCTATTTGAACCATAGTACAAGACAGGCACGCTGGATAGCACATCCAtctgccttttcttttaaaaggaagagaaaacataATAAGAAACTCACGAAAGCAACTTCGGAAGCTACTTAAAGTAGAGCTCGATTAGCTTTTTCAGTGTATCAAATACACTGGTAAATGGATTAAACTCAACTGGGGCTCTCAGTTGCAGATCAGGAAACTGGTTTGTTAAGGCTTCTTGCATTCCTGACATGGACATCATAAGAGCAAGCTGACCGGGAGACATAACCTCACAATCCTGCGGTGTATCTTTAATCTTAGCAGGGTCGTAGCCAAAATTTGCCAGGTAAGATTTGTATCTCTCAATGAATTCTGGCCCAGGGTTGGGGGTACGTGAATATATCTGAAACATCAGAAAAATGCCAAGATTTCAGATTGCCTAAAAGCTGATTTCAAGATCAAATTTGACAGGCAAGGCCAATCTGCTGCAACTAGCAACATGTTCAGCATAGCTGATTTTTTCCTGCTCAAgcaaatttataaaacaggTAATTAAATGGAAAAACCACTTTCGGGCACTGAAAACATCAAAGAAATTATATAGGACCTCAGTCATATTTGCTCCAAAACACCTTAATATCGTCACAAGAAATTATTCCAAAGCTTTCAcacttgttctttttcttcttattcctTGAATTTCAGGATTGAAATAACCACACCTAGGACCACAAAACCAAGACCTCTTTGTTGATGACCCAACGCAAATTTTGTTTACTCTTTTCACAGGAAAGATATATTGATATAACTCTCCACTAATAACTGGATGAAAAGTGGACCTAACGAAACTAAAGGAAGATCATgaaagataattttgaaaattcaattcGAAGACAAGCAATGGAATCTTATTCACACTAACAAATGGGAGATCAATTTAGACACTTACCTGGACAAAACTTCTGTCTTTCGCTCCAGAAACAAGAGAGAATGTATCATAGTCTGTTGCAATCACATCGTATGGTTCCTTGGGAATGAAAGGTAATGTAGGGAAGCGGAGGTAGCACTTCTCCTTGATCATTTCTTGCTTCTCTAAATccgtttcctttttctccaaaTCTTCTTCAGACAGGCATTGTACTCTGCCTCTTATCCCAGTAATATATCCATTGGGGCCACCATGAACACAAAATGTGTCAACTTGGATTGCTGGGACTTTTGGATCAAATGAGTAAACACCCTGGTAGGCACGTAAAATGATTTACCTACTACAGATATTAAACATCCTAATGATACTGGCCCTGAaatctgaaaaatgaaagattCTGCAGAGCATCAGATATCAGGAATACCTGGGTGCAATGGCAATCTTCTTGCCCTTGGCCGGCAAATCCACGCTTAAGTGAAGCCACTTCAAACCATCTCCCAGAATATctgatggggttgaaatccttGGCAGTCATACCCCTCATCATGAGCTGTCCACCTCTTTCATCTGTCATTTCAGCAGGAGGAAACCCTACACCAACGTCTATTGTGGATGCAAGTTGGCACATGTTATTTTTATGTGATAACTCTTCAGCAATTACCTGGCCATGAATGAAATGGACACACAATCGGGTAAAATTTCAACCTTAAGTTTGTTATCTGGTGTAAAGATCTCTTCTGCCTACTGAATTATCATTCCCCAAAGAGGAGTTGACCCTAGACCAATAAGCTTTGCCTGTCGGCTTATGCTAATTCAAACCTTAACTCTTTCAAACTAACGAGTTGTAGGCAGTTGTGCTCCAAATCTTGCAGAAACATCCCATTTGCTATGTCTAGCTTTTTTTACCATTCAGTTATTAGCTTCTTAACGCAAACAACTTACCTTCTCAGGTGGTAAAAGGAGTAGACATGATGCTGCAAGAGTACATACAAACTTCTCCGCAATAGCTTCACGGCTTACAGCAGAGCGACCCAGTGAGCAAAAAGCACTTTGTCTGCCTGCTGAAGAATGCTTCCtgtagaaacagaaaaagagcaTGTCAAATTCAATGACATGCATAGCAGCAAGTAGCACAATTATAACAACGGCCGACATGTTTTAAGTATCACTGTTTCACAAGAAGCTCCGTTTGGACGTCACCAGGTTTCAACACGTTACGGCATCGCCATGACTCACCACCACATTTATGACCACTGGGCCTTTGAAGACATTGAAGAGAATCTATTCAAAAGAAAACTTTCAAGAATGAATTTGCCAcaataaacatgaaaagaacGTCTGTCAGTTGGTTTGAATGTTTCTGTTTCAACATCCATATCCACAACCCATGGCATACTTCTGCTTCATTTTTCTGTTCTCTCTCGAAGCAGTTATTTCCCCTTATGCTTGGTTCTTCATCATGAACTCCATCAGCAATGCACATGGTTGACTTATTTACTGTTTTGGATATTCAAACATCCATACCATCATGCATAATTTGTAAACCAGGAAAAGAATGTCCATATTCGAATAATTTCTCGCAAAGAATTAACTTGCATCAAAGTTACAAGCCAATggaggcaaaagaaaaaaatgcatgtcTCAGCTATACACAAAAGACTTTCTTAATAGCCCACTCTGGGAAATACTATTTAAATATAATCGGAAAACAGATATAATGTACGCCATGAGCATAAGAACAGTAAAATGCGTCGACATCCATGAAGAAAGGAAAGTGGGATAGGTCTCAAGAAGAACCCAATGTAGAAGCAAGATGGAAATCTTCCTCAAGCCTCATCCAAGCTAATATAAGCACTGTTGGAAGAATTCATTGATGCTTCACTCCAACAATCACAAATCCAGGAACCGTTCCTCGAAAACCAGCACAATGCAACGCTTAGAGAAACAACCAGTATAATGC containing:
- the LOC116263888 gene encoding chloroplastic lipocalin, whose protein sequence is MLLQASSLLPFSPSLPRKHSSAGRQSAFCSLGRSAVSREAIAEKFVCTLAASCLLLLPPEKVIAEELSHKNNMCQLASTIDVGVGFPPAEMTDERGGQLMMRGMTAKDFNPIRYSGRWFEVASLKRGFAGQGQEDCHCTQGVYSFDPKVPAIQVDTFCVHGGPNGYITGIRGRVQCLSEEDLEKKETDLEKQEMIKEKCYLRFPTLPFIPKEPYDVIATDYDTFSLVSGAKDRSFVQIYSRTPNPGPEFIERYKSYLANFGYDPAKIKDTPQDCEVMSPGQLALMMSMSGMQEALTNQFPDLQLRAPVEFNPFTSVFDTLKKLIELYFK